TTTTAAAGCCCCTCAAAATGTGTATTACGTATAGTATAGATGCTTTCTTTCTGAAGTGTTCTGAATTGAAATTGCTGCATGCCCTCCACCGCCCTCCACCATCACTTACCTGCCTTTGCACATGTTCTTTCTGCCTAAACTACCCTAACCTTTTGAGGAGTACTATTTTTCAAGGTTTAGCTTATCACCTTTCTCAGGGAAGCCTGTGTAGTCTTTTCTCATTGTTGTGTAATATTTTGCTTCTAAGTTTGTTTTTCTCACCAGGCTGTGGACTCCTCCCAAGCAAGGGCCACATTTTATTCACGTAAGGGCTTAACTGTCATTAACatgagatgaataaaaataatctaacaGTGTAAGAATGTTGTTTAAGATGTTATTGCAAATGTCCTTTTTCCCTCATGGCTGAGAAAGTTAAAATATGCAAGAATTACATGGTGAGTAAAATAAATTGGTGAGTAAATTCTATTAGTCAATGCTTGCAAAAAATCCGTTCTATTaatgcttaaaaaatataaattattccttTACTTGGAATTTTGGAAAGCATGAGATGAGatcattattctttattttcccaaTAATAGAACTGAACAGTCATACTTCTGGGTCATACTTAGTAATCTAACCATTaatctttgcttttaaattattttccaataattAATTTGATAATCAAaaactaactttatttttaaaaggtctgcAATGATGTTTTTCCCAAGACAGCCAGCCAGCCCATTTTATACTTCAAGGAGTTGGTGCTTACCTCTGAATAAAGAGGCGGAGGCAAGAACCGAAACTCCTGGATATATGCAAACAGTGGTCCTTGAAGTGCTCTCTCAAAGTCATCACAAGCATTCACTGGAGCAAGATTGTTCCGCCTTTGTTCCTCTGTTACCACTTCTGCATAGCTGGGTGGTgctgaaggaaaaagatacacgCAATTCGAACAGCATGTTCTTATGCATGTCAAAATACACAGAATAGTaggtattaaaaagaaatatcaaagtaaaataataattgtttgttttgtgttcaaAACTAGGGGGATATATGTTTTAAATCTAACACCGGGGCACATCTACTCTTCAggtatacacaaatatttatctaCTTATAAAACAGCAAGAGCAAAATTATGTTCTTGAAAATAACAAGAGATTTAACTTAGATATACATTATGTCAAATTACCTTCAGGTCTTTCAGGTAGGGATAAACCAAGCCAGTTCATATTCATGCTACATTGGCTGCTTACACTTGAGGTTCTGCTACCAAATGGATGTAGAGGAATGGTACCGATGACAAGAggcaaattaagaaataaatccaTAGCTCCAGGAATATCCACATATACCTAAACAGTAAAAGGAGGTGCTAGGTTTAGAATAGAagtacatttcctttttaaaaactaataacccaatattatctaatttaatgTT
This sequence is a window from Phyllostomus discolor isolate MPI-MPIP mPhyDis1 chromosome 3, mPhyDis1.pri.v3, whole genome shotgun sequence. Protein-coding genes within it:
- the ARRDC3 gene encoding arrestin domain-containing protein 3 isoform X2, whose protein sequence is MVVPKAAIYQTQAFYAKGKMKEVKQLVANLRGESLSSGKTETWNGKLLKIPPVSPSILDCSIIRVEYSLMVYVDIPGAMDLFLNLPLVIGTIPLHPFGSRTSSVSSQCSMNMNWLGLSLPERPEAPPSYAEVVTEEQRRNNLAPVNACDDFERALQGPLFAYIQEFRFLPPPLYSEIDPNPDQSAEDRPSCPSR